The DNA sequence ATAGTTCAACAGCTTTAACAAAAGAAAATTGATTAAATAAAGTATCTGCTTTTTTAAGTTTTGATTGTTGTGCAATACCAGACAAACTGAATGATAAAAAAAGATAAATTAATATGTGACTTTTTATTTTCATAGGTTTTAATTCGTATTAGAAATACCTTGGTGACTTTAATTTTGAGCTTATAAATTTAAATTCATACATAAGTAATACCTCATGTGTTCCGCTAGTATATCTTGCGATATCTGAAATTGGTTTTTCATAAGCATAGCCTACACGTAATTGTCTTGATACCTGAAAATCAATAATACCACCAATAGCAGCTGTTTTTTCATTGATTCTATAGGAACCTCCTAACCAGAATTTTTCATTGAATAAGAAATTAGCCGTTAAATCATAAGAAATTGGAGCACCATTAGTTGCTTTTATTAAAAAAGCAGGTTTGAATTTAAGTTTATCAGTAAAATTAAACACATAGCCACCTGTAAAATAATAGCTTATACGTTCCAAAGCTTCGTATTCTTTTGCTCTATTATAATCTGAGTTAAAAATTCTTGGAGCTGACAAGCCTAAATACCATTTTGAAGAATGCCAATATATTCCTGCTCCCATATTAGGACTCCAACGGTCTTCAACACCATATATAAATGTATCTGTATCATTATCTAGACGAAAATCTGTATCAAATGTAAATCCAGTAAATCCTCCTTTTAAACCAAAGGCTAATTTTGAATCTGTACTAATAGGGATAGTATATGAAAAATCAGCGTATAAATAGGAGAAGTTTTGAGGACCAAGATCATCTTCTATAAAAGATAGGCCCAATCCAATTCTATTTTTACGAAGTGGTGTATGAATAGAAAGTGTTTGCGTTATAGGGCCACCTTTAAAGCCAACCCATTGACTTCTGTGTAATCCAACAATACTTAAAGCTTCTCTACTTCCAGCATAAGCAGGGTTTATAGAAATGGTATTGTACATGTACTGGGTAAATTGTGGTAATTGCTGTGCAATTCCAACAGTACAACTAAGCAATGCCATAGCAATTATATGATGTTTTATAAATTTCATAGGTTAAGTTTTATTTGGTTCCAATATATACGGGGCCAGTATATGTTCCTATAACACCGAAATTGTCTTTTACGTTAATAATGTAATAATAGGTTCCGTTTGGCACTTGATTTGCAGAACCAATAGCTCGACTACTTTTACCGTCCCAATCACCATGAGTTCCAGATACATCCTCACTACCAATGGTGTAATCATTAGACTCATAAACCATAGCCCCCCAACGGTTAAATATTTTTACTTCAGCAAAAAAGCCACAGTAGTCAATTCCCATGATATCAAAGGTTTCATTTTCTCCATCGTTATTTGGCGTTATGGCTGTAGATACAGTTATATCATTACTTTCACATGGCAATACTTTACAGTCTGCATGAATATTCATAGTGACTTCTGTAATATTAACACAGCCATTTTCCAAACCAGTATATCTGAATACATAATCAATTCCTCCACTTCCAGGAAGAAAATCTTCGGCAAATGTAAGTGTTGTTGGGTCAAAAATACTACCTATGAGGGTTGCTTCTGTTTTTCCTTCAATCAACTCCCATGTTCCGTTGGTGTAGCCATTTGACAAGAATTGATTTAAATCTAACGTACCATCATCAAAACATCTATCACCAGCAGTTATTTGAGTAAAAATATCATCAAGCATAACATTTAATTCTTGGCTATAAACATTTTCATTTCCGCATTCATCAGTTACAACCCATGTTCTCTCTATTTTATAGTCGGCAAATAAAGTGTCATCAAAATGATTTACTTCATTAAAAACCACACTAATATTTGTTGAACAATTATCAGTAAATTCTAATTCTGGAGCTTCAGGAATATCGGTACAACTTACAGTTAATATACTGTCATGGTTAGTAATCAATTCTGGTGCTTTTGTGTCTTGAACAGTAATTTCTTGAACATGTGAAATATGAGTCCCACAAACATCAATAGCTGTCCAAGTACGTTTAAGTAGATATTCATTAGCACAATTACCATCAATACGTTCTTGATTGTAAGTTACCCTTACATTACCACAATTGGTTGAAGCACTTAATGAAACAGGGTTTGGAATAGCATCACATTCCACAGTTAAATTTTGAGGTAAATTGGCTTGATTGAATTTTACAGGATCTGGAGATGTATACGTATATGTTGCCGAATGACTTGTTGTTTCACAAATGTCATTAATAGTCCAAGTAACTATTATTGAACCTCCAGAACAAAAATCAATAGATTGTGTAGAAAAGTCATTAGTAACATTTGGTGAACATCCCCCAGAAAAACTATTATTTATGAGGTCTGTCTGTGATGCTACCCAATTGGATATATCTATATTGAGTGCTGTTTGAGCTCTTTCTGGAGTACTATTGTCAAAATCGCAAGCATTAGATGTGTCATTGACAGGTGCTGTATAGGTTACAGGTTCTGGTTTTGTTAGCGTATAGGTTGCTGTACTGGTTGTTGTTTCACAAATATCATCAATAGTCCAAGTTACAGTTATAGAACCACCTGTACAAAAAGATAATGACTGATTGGTGTAATCATTTGTGACTTCAGGAGAGCAACCACCTGTAATACTGTTGTTTATTAGGGCTGTTTGTGTATTTACCCAAGCAGCAATATCATTGTCTAAAGCATTTTGAGCAGCCATTGGATTCTGATTATTAAACTCACATGACTCAACTAAATCATCAACTGGGGCCGTGTAAGCTATCGCTTCAGGTTTGGTTAAAGTATATGAAGCTGTGGGAGTTAAGATTTGACAAATATCCTCTACCGTCCAAGTAATGTTGATGGTTCCTCCCGTACAAAAATCAATAGTTTGATTTTCAAAGTTATTTGTGATTGTAGGTGATCCACCACTTATGCTGTTATTTATATTGTCTGTTTGAGTAGCTACCCATTCAGCAATATCTGCATCCAAAGCACTTTGAGCTAATGCAGGATCTATATTATCAAATTGACAAGCATCCACTATATTTTCGGAAGGAGGTGTAAAAACCATACCTTCAGGTTGGGTAAATGTATAAGTAGCTGTAGGATTTGTTTCCCCGCAGATATCTTTTACGGTCCAAGTGATAGTAACAGTTTTAGAAGCACAAAAAACAATGGACTGTGTTGTAAAGTTGTTGGTCACTGTTGGTGCACATCCCCCAACAAGGCTATTTTTAATAATGTTTGTTTGTTCTGTAATCCAAGCTTCAAAATCAGCATCTAAATTTGCCTGAGCAATGTTGGAATCAGGGTCGTCAAATTCTGAAGCTGATGAATTATCATCTGAAGGAAGAATATACGTTACAGCATCTGGTTTTGTTAAGCTGTAGGTTGCAGTAGTAGATGAACTTCCACATATATCTTCTACCGTCCAAGTTATTTCTATATCTCCACCTACACAATAATCAATGGTTTGATTGTTATAATTATTTGAAACAGTAGGGCTACATCCACCAATTAAGCTACTTTCAATTAAAGTTGTTTGATTATTAATCCAAGCTTGAATATCATTATCTAAAGCATTTTGAGCTATTATAGGATCAATATCATAGAATTCACAAGAATTAGCAGTTTTGTCTACAGATTCTGAATATGCTACAGAATCTGGAAGTATCAAGGTATAGGTAGCTGTACGCATTATTGGTGTTTCACAGATATCTTCAACGGTCCAAGTAATTGTTATATCTCCACCAGTACAGAAATCAATAGATTGTGTTGTAAAATCGTTCGTTACTGTTGGTGAACATCCATTCATAAAACTGTTGCTAATATTTGCAGTTTGTGTGTTAACCCATGTAGCAATATTAGTATCTAAACTTGATTGAGCAGCAGCAATATTTGTGTTATCAAATTGGCAAGAATCAGTAATATTATTTTCAGGTTCATCAAATGTTACTGCAGCGGGTTTTATAAGTGTGTAAGTAGCTTCTGGGTAGGTTGTTTCACAAATGTCTCCCACGGTCCATCGGATTGTTACAGAACCTCCATCACAGAAATTTATTGATTGATTTGTATAATTACTAGAAACGGAAGGCGAACATCCATCGGTAAGGCTATTATTTATAACAGCCGTTTGTTCTGCTACCCATGCTCTAATGGCATTATCTAAATTTAATTGAGCCTGAGCTGGATTAATATCATCAAAATCGCATGCATTAACGGTATTATTCCCAGGAGAAGTATAAGTTACGGCTGTTGGTTCTGTTAAAGTATATGTTGCGGTTGGATATGTTGTTTCACATATATCTTCCACAGTCCAAGTAACTGTTAAGGCACCACCAGAGCACAAGCTGATGGTTTGTCCATTAAAATCGTTAGTAATTGTTGGAGAACAGCCCCCTTCTAAACTATTAATTATCATATTAGTTTGCTCAGCAACCCAATTAGCAATATCGGCATCTAAATTTGTTTGAGCAGTTGCAATGCTGGTATTATTAAATTCACAAGCTTCGGCGGTATCATTGGTTGGTGCTGTATAAGTAATAGTTTCAGGTTGTGTTAAAGTATAGGTTGCAGAACGTGTAGTGGTTTCACAAAAAGTTTCTGCTGTCCAAGTAATGGTTAGTTGATTTGATTCATTAGGATCAGAACAAAAATTAATAGTTTGGCCTATATAATCATGGCTAATTACTGGAAAACCACCTGTTAGACTTTGGTTAATTCTTGCTGTTTCATCTGTAACCCATTTAGCTATATCTGCATCTAATTCAGATTGTGCAGTAGCAAAATTTGAATTATCAAAATCACAAGATTCTGCGAGTTTGTTATTAGGATTATCAAAATTGATACCATCAGGTTGTGTAAATGTGTAGGTTGCCTGTTGTGTTGATGTGCTACAATTATCTTCAATAGTCCAAGTAACGGTAATACTATTGGAAGCACAAAACATAATAGGACTTGTTGTAAAGTTATGAGTAACTGTTGGCGAACAGCCACCAGAGAAACTATTGTTTATAATTGTGGTTTGGTTTGCAACCCAAGATGCAATATCGTTATCTAAATTTTCTTGTGCTATAGCTGGGTCTGGATCATTTAGTTGAGAGGCTGTTTTACTTATATCATTAGGAAGCGTGTAAGTTATAGTTGAGGGTGCAGTTAAGTTAAAGTCTGCTGTAATTGTACTAATGGTTTCACAAGAATCTGTAATGGTCCAAGTTACTGCAGCAGTTCCTCCAGAGCACCAATCTGGTATGAATGCATTGGCACTGTCATTAGATAGAATAGGAGAGCAGCCCCCGCTTACAGAAATTATATTAGACTGAACCGTAACCCAATCAGCAAAAGCATCATTAACTTCCGATTGGTTATTGTAATTACATGAAAGTAAGTTGGTGTAATTGTACCTGAAATTGTGGGCTTAGTAGAGTCTGTAATATTGATTACTTGCTCTACAGTTTCAAAGTTACCACAAGTATCTGTAACAGTATATGTTCTGGTAAGAACTATTGGGCATGTTCCTGTAGACGCATCAGTACTGGTAACTATTAGATTTGCATTTGAGGTACAGTTATCAGAAATAGTAACCCCAAGGGCTTCAAGTTCTGTTATGGTAGTAACGGCAGGTGTGGCATCAGATACTTCACAACCTTCAACATCTGTTGCTGTAATTGTACCTGAAATTGTGGGCTTAGTAGAGTCTGTAATATTGATTACTTGCTCTACAGTTTCAAAGTACCACACGTATTAGTAACTGTAAATGTCCTAGTTATTTGTAAGCAATCACTACTAGTAGTGATTGCGTCGCGGTATGTTATACTTGCTATAGTTCCTCCAGAAACCGTATATCCAACAATATCAGTATAGGTGTCATTTATATTTACAGATTCAGTTGGGCTATAAGGATATCTTGCTGATAATGCAGTTATATCTGTAGTAGTACAACCTTCAATATCTAAAGGACTTGGAGCTGCTATCACTGGAGGTTCATCTACATAACCCATATGGTCTATAGCAACGTTACTGTATGCTAAAATAGGATCTCCAAAACAATTACCACTGGTTTCATATCCTAAAATTAAAGGGTAGTCAAAAGTAGTTTCGGAAGTTGCTCCTTTACCACTTATTGTGGCTCCAACAGATATTTTGGCATCATTTGGTAAGGTTTCTAATATTGAGCAATTTGTAGTTACAGTAAACTTAAAACTAATGTCTGCAATAACTTCGTTAGGGGTATCAGGTAGGGGGAGTGTTCCTAAGTTCCAAATAATAAACCCATTATTACCAGGTGTAGGAGCCACAATATTGGGTGCAGAATAATCATCTAATGGGGCATATTTTGTGTTTACATTAGTCGTTATATCTAAGCCACTATGGGTTATTTCAGGCGGAATAGGAATGGTTAAAACGGTATTTTCAATGGCCTCTGATCCTGTGTTTTTTATTTGTAATTGATATTCGGCATTTTCACCAGGATTTATGGATGAAGTAGGGGGACTAGGATTACCATTTATAGAGGTTGTTGCTATTATACCTTCAGCTTCTGGAACATAGGCATCTACAGCAAACGTAATATTAAAAATAACATAGGAATCGAGAGTACTGCCATATTGGAACCTTGTTTCTATTTGGTCGTTGTCTATAAATCTGTTACTATTGTTATCAATATTAAATACAGCAATGTCTAATCCGGTGTTGTTTGTTAGTTCAGGATATCTATTTCCAAGAGTACTATGAGTTAAGATGGAAGAGTTGAAAAAGTTATTATCTGTATTATTCGCATGTTCTAAATCAACAAAATTACCAGAATTTCTTTCTTCCATAGCAAAATAATCTTCAGATAATCCTCTATCTCCTTCACCTGCCATGATTCCTAATTTAAAATTAATAGCTCCATTTGGAGCGGCTTTAAATCCAGAAGCTGTTATTGTATTTTCATCGTTTTCACCAACATACTCGTAGCCATCAAAAACAGTGATGTCTCTCCAGTTCATTTCAAAATTTTCATAGACAACAACCATACCCCAACCACCAGTAAGACCTGTGTTTCCCAGGGTGCCTTCATTTAAAGCGATATCAGCAACTGTGTAGGTTCCATCCCTACCAGCTCTTACATAGTCTGTAATCTCTGCATACCCAACAAAAATATTTTCGGTAGTTCCTCCGGTTTGAAAATATATGACATCACTATTTTTAGCTGTAATAGGTACATATCCTGATGTATTTGGGGTTTTTAATAATACTTTTGTTTTGTCAAGGTCTTTTGTAACCCCATCTGTTGTAGTTACGGAAAATATATTAGGAGAATTTACCCCATTATCAGCCCTACCCATCCAATATAAGCCTGCATATATTATATTTGAACACTCTGGTTTGGCAGCATTTTCGTTTGAAAAAATTAAATCAGCAGAAGATGAATTGAATGTAGGATTATTATTAGGGTCATTAATTATGTCAATATCAACATACTTCATAGCTGAACTATTTGTGCCACTATCAGTGTAACCTACTAATGTAAGATTGGTATTACCAATCATGGCAAAGTCTCCTTTTACAGTATATATTGTTTCACTAGGTGTTTCGTCAGAAGTTCTTGGATTAAATGGTACTTGACTATAACCAGTGAAACTGATTGTCATAAATAAAACTAAGCTTAATAATGGTTGGATAGTAAGCCTATTTTTTAGTAAGATATTCGAGTATTGTTTTCTCATGTTATATAAAACCTTTTATCTTTAATACAAAACACCAATCTTCATAATTACCCCTTATTAAGGACTAAATACAAATAATATCATTTAAGTTTTTGAGGGAAAAACATTGAGGATAAAAATTCAACACAAAAATTGAATTTGAAATAAGATTTGGTTTCATATTATTTTAATTAAAGTAGGTGAAAACAAAAAAACGTATATGTAATTACTTAATCAAATAAACGTGTTAAATCACTTATAAAACCGACTAAACGAATCAGTATTACTTTTAATCGAAATAAAATTTCATTTTAACGATTTCAATATTTTATGATTTGTTAAATAGATGAAAGAAAATAAACAAACAAAAGAATGTTTTGTCGGCAAAAACTTGTATTATAACTGTTTTTCCTATTGGAATCATTTGGTTTAAAAGCCTAAAAAAACCATTAAGAATTTAATCATAATGGTTTAAATTATTAGTTCATTTTTATGATTATAAATTGAGTTCGCCTATTTAATTGATGGGCTTGTTCACTACATTTTACACCATTACTGCAATTATTTAATAATTGGTTTTCACCATATCCTATAGCGCTTTCTATACGGTTGCTCTCTATGCCTCTTGATATGATGTAGTCTTTGGATGACTTAGCCCTTCTATCTGATAGTTTCATATTGTATTTATCGCTTCCTCTGCTATCTGTATGCGATTCAATTTTAATGACCATATTGGGGTGGGTTCTCATAACATCAATTACTTTTTCTAATTCATATTCGGCATCGGTTCTAATATTCCATTTATCAAAGTCAAAAAATATAGGGTTTATTACTATTTGGTTGTTTTTAATTAAAGGATGTAAGAATAAATCGGTAGTAGTTATTCCCTTGTTTTTATTATCTAATAGAATCTCTTTCTTATCTTCTTTATAGTCAGGTTTAGTACCTAAAACGATGTATTTTTTGTTACAATCTGCAGCAAATTTGTATACGCCCTTATCATCAGTAAAAGCTTTATTGATTACTTTTCCAGTTTCATTAATAAGTTGAACTTCCGTATTACTTAAAATTTTATTGGTGTAAGCATCTCTAGCAATACCTGTAATATCTTGAACACATTCATATGAGCTAAAGCTATAAATGTCATCGTTTCCTTGACCTCCAGGTCTGTTAGAAGATAGGTAGCCTCTTTTGTTTATATCATCAGAATCAATATAATAAGCAAAATCATCATAGCCACTATTATAAGGCGCTCCTAAATTTTCTGGCTCTGCATTTTCTTCTTTAATGATGTTAGATTTAAATATATCTAATAAACCTAAGTTTAAATGTCCATCAGAAGAAAAATAAAAGGTGCTATCTTTACTAACAAACGGAAACATTTCTCTTCCTGCGGTATTAATTTTACTTCCTAAATTTTTAGGTAAACTAAATTTATTGTTTTCAAGTATATCAACTTCATAGATATCTGTTTGACCTAAGCCTCCAGGTCTGTCAGATACAAAGTATAATTTTTTATTATCAGGACTCAAAGCAGGATGACCTGTAGAATATATTTCATCATTAAAAGGTAGTTCTTTTATGTTTTCCCAACTCGAACCAACCAAGGATGCTTTATAAATTTTTAAATGAGAGGTTCCTTTTTTATCATAGTCTAATTTGTTTCTTTTTGTAACATTATCTCGAGTAAAATACATTGTTTTTCCATCATTAGTAATGGCTATTGATGCTTCGTGATAATCTGTATTAATTTTGGTTGAAGTAATAAAATTAGGAGTTCCAAATTTTAACTGACCTTCATTGTCTTCAACAAACACTTGGTATAAATCTAAAAAAGGTTCTTTATTCCAAGCATAAACTTTACTAACATCATCTCCTCTAGAAGAAGCAAAATATAATTGATTATCATGTATATAAGTTCCAAAATCGGATTGGTTAGAGTTTATAGGAAGGTTATAAAGATTAACTACTGATTTTTCATTACTAGATATGAGTTCACTGAATGCTCCAAGGTTATCTGGATTATATTTTTTTGAGCGACCATCTTGATTGTGAATATTATTAAATTGAACCATCCATTTTTCGGCTTCGGAATAATTACCTAAACTTTTTAAGGTTTGAATGTATTTAAAAAGATGTTCCGCAGATATATCCTCATATTTATTGACTGCTTTTTTATACCAAATTACGGCTTTTTCTGAATCGGAATTGTTATAATAACAATCACCTAATCGAGTTAAAACATGCTTACTGTCATCACCATTGTTTAGTGCTTGTTCATATAATTCGCTGGCTTTGATGTAGCCATAATTATCAAAAAATTTATCCGCTAATTTTACTTGGGCAAATATTGAACTAATACAAAATGTAAGTGCTAATATTAAAAATTTTGTTTTCATAGTAGTTAATTTTAGAAGAACCTAGGCGATTTAATACGTTTACTTTGAAATATTTCAAACATTAATAGAATTTCATGCGTTCCACTTGTATATGTTCTCAATTCTGATATTGGGTATTCATAAGCATAGCCGATGCGTAATTGTTTTGATACTTGAAAATCTGCAATAGCACCAAGTGCAGCAGCAGATTCATTAATTCTATACGAACCACCCAACCAAAAAACATTATTGAATAAGAAATTAGCAGTTATATCAAATGATAAGGGAGCTCCGTTTGTAGCTTTAAGTAAAGCAGCTGGTTTAAATTTGGTTGTGTTGCTTAAATCGAAAACATACCCCCCCGTTAAATAGTAACTTACACGTTCTAATGCGACATAGTCTATACTACCTTGTTTACCATTATTATAATCAGTATTTAATATTCTTGGAGCAGAAAGTCCTACATACCATTTGTTGGTATGTAAAAAGGCTCCAAGTCCTATATTTGGACTCCATCTGTTGGACACATCATCAAAAAAAGGATCGGTTGAAATTGTAGGATCTGTTAAAAGTTCTTGGTCTATGAAATATTGTGTAAAACCAGCTTTTAATCCGAAAGCTAATTTTGTTTTCAATCCAACTGGAATGGTGTACGAGAAATCACCGTATAAATATGAGAAATTTTCATATCCAAGTTCATCATTGATAAAAGATAAACCAAGCCCAACCTTTTCATTTCTTAAAGGCGAATGTACGGACAACGTTTGTGTTGTAGGAGCGCCATCAAGACCAACCCATTGACTCCTGTGTAAACCAACAATACTTAATGTTTCTCTACTACCAGCATAAGCAGGATTAATAGAAATAGTATTGTACATATATTGTGTAAATTGTGGGAGTTGCTGCGCAAAACCAATGCCGCAATTTAGCAATATAAAAACAGCGATGTTAAACTTTATTAATTTCATAATAGGTTAAGGTTTATTTGGATCCTACGTAAAATGCTTTAGCAAAAGGCTTCAAGCCACTATCCTTTAAATTTATAATATAGTAATATGTTCCATTTGGAATTTTATCAGCTTTACCTACAGATGATTTGTGAGCGTAACCGTTCCAATCATTTTTATAATCGAAGCTTTCATAAATTTTTGCTCCCCAACGATTAAATATTTGTAATTCTACAGTGAATCCACAAGTTTCAACACCTGTTATAGTGAATAAATCATTATGTGTATCTCCATTAGGTGTAAGAACTTTTGAAATAATCACATCTTCTCTTCCACATGGTAAAACAATACACTCATCATGAATTTCAAGGCTTACTTCGGTAGTGTTTAAACAACCATCTTTAGAAATTTGATAACTAAATTTATAAAAGCCTAATGCAACATTTTCAGGGTCAAATATATTTTGATCTAATGTGGTGTTACCTTCAATTACAACCCAATTACCTCCAGATATATTATTATCTAAGTAATCATCTAAGTTGATAGTTCCATCATCGGAACATAATCTATCACTTACTTCTGTTACAAAGTCATTTAAGGTTACTAAAATGGTTTGTGTGAAAATATTGTTATTGCCACATGCGTCTGATACTTTCCATGTTCTAACTATTTCATAATCTGATGGATTGTTTGCATCAAATGAGTTTATTTCATCATATTCAATGGTAACTTCTGTTGTACAATTATCTATAAACTCTAAAACTGGTTTGGCTGGAATGTTATCACAGTTAACGCTAATATTAGTATCATAAGAGGTAGTTGTCACTGGTGCTTTGGTGTCTTGAACAGTAATTGTTTGTGTGTGTGTAGCTGTTAATCCGCTTGCATCCGTTGCAACCCAGGTGCGTTTTAGAGTATAGTTAGATACACAAGTATCTTCTATTTTTTCTTCACTAAAAGTTATGTTTACAGTTCCACAAGGGTCTGTAGCAGTTAATGTTGCAGGCGGGGGAACACTATCCACATTGGCATTTATTTGATTAGGACAGTCAATGGTTGGATTGATATGATCAGTAACAACAACATCTTGAGTACAGGTTTGTACATTATCATGCACATCGGTCACGGTCCATGTGACAGAGGTGGTACCCACAGGGAATGTTGCAGGGGCATCATTGGTTACACTCTTCACGCCACAATTATCAGCACTTGCAGGCTCGGTTAGAGTCAGTGTTGCAAAACAAGCTCCCGCATCCACATTGGCATTTATTTGATTAGGACAGTCAATGGTTGGATTGATATGATCAGTAACAACAACATCTTGAGTACAGGTTTGTACATTATCATGCACATCGGTATCAGTTACAGTTACTTTATATGTACCGGCAATTAAATTAGATAAATCTTCAGAATCTGTATCAGGGTTTTCATTACCATTATTATCCCAGTCAAACGAATAATTACCAGAGCCTCCTGATACAGTAATATTAATAGCACCATCATTGCCATTTACACAGGATACATTGGTTATGCTTTCTGTTGAAATACTAATGGCATCAAAAATAGTCACTTTTATTGGAACTCTAATGGGGCTGATACATGAATTAGATAGTCCTTCAGCTACATAATAAGTTGTTTCTCCAACACTACTTGTTGAGGGCACAATGGAACTTTGTGCGTTTGTTGAAGGGTTATTATCTGTATAATAGTATAGGGTATATGCTGATGGTGATGTAGGAGCATCACTTGGAATTCCTGTTAAAGCATTAGCTGTTTCATTTAAACAATAACTAATATCTTGTACGCTGGGTATTGAACTAACATTAGAAACATTGATTGTGAACTGATAATAACATAAAGTTGTTCCTGGAGGAATAGCAAAATATGTTGAAGTTCCTATTGTTGGAGGAAATGGGTTAGAATCATCGTATAGAATTGTAGTATCGGTTAAAGGATATTCATTGTAATATTTTGACCCAGGAGGAAAAGCATCTTTAACTTGTGATGTTAAAATAGGTGTATTACCTATATTACAAAAATAAAAATCTCTTACAGCTGTATAACTACCACAATTTGCATTCACATAATCTTCTGCATCAATAGTTATAACACTAGGAGTAGGTATTGATTCTCCTATACAATTTCCTGTTGTTTCGTATCCTTGAATGAGTAACTGCTCAAAAGAAACATTTGACGTAACACCAGTACCACTAATAGACCCACCAAGTGAAATAGTAGAATCACAACTTGAGTTTAC is a window from the Pseudalgibacter alginicilyticus genome containing:
- a CDS encoding PorP/SprF family type IX secretion system membrane protein codes for the protein MKFIKHHIIAMALLSCTVGIAQQLPQFTQYMYNTISINPAYAGSREALSIVGLHRSQWVGFKGGPITQTLSIHTPLRKNRIGLGLSFIEDDLGPQNFSYLYADFSYTIPISTDSKLAFGLKGGFTGFTFDTDFRLDNDTDTFIYGVEDRWSPNMGAGIYWHSSKWYLGLSAPRIFNSDYNRAKEYEALERISYYFTGGYVFNFTDKLKFKPAFLIKATNGAPISYDLTANFLFNEKFWLGGSYRINEKTAAIGGIIDFQVSRQLRVGYAYEKPISDIARYTSGTHEVLLMYEFKFISSKLKSPRYF
- a CDS encoding gliding motility-associated C-terminal domain-containing protein produces the protein MFCASNSITVTWTIEDNCSTSTQQATYTFTQPDGINFDNPNNKLAESCDFDNSNFATAQSELDADIAKWVTDETARINQSLTGGFPVISHDYIGQTINFCSDPNESNQLTITWTAETFCETTTRSATYTLTQPETITYTAPTNDTAEACEFNNTSIATAQTNLDADIANWVAEQTNMIINSLEGGCSPTITNDFNGQTISLCSGGALTVTWTVEDICETTYPTATYTLTEPTAVTYTSPGNNTVNACDFDDINPAQAQLNLDNAIRAWVAEQTAVINNSLTDGCSPSVSSNYTNQSINFCDGGSVTIRWTVGDICETTYPEATYTLIKPAAVTFDEPENNITDSCQFDNTNIAAAQSSLDTNIATWVNTQTANISNSFMNGCSPTVTNDFTTQSIDFCTGGDITITWTVEDICETPIMRTATYTLILPDSVAYSESVDKTANSCEFYDIDPIIAQNALDNDIQAWINNQTTLIESSLIGGCSPTVSNNYNNQTIDYCVGGDIEITWTVEDICGSSSTTATYSLTKPDAVTYILPSDDNSSASEFDDPDSNIAQANLDADFEAWITEQTNIIKNSLVGGCAPTVTNNFTTQSIVFCASKTVTITWTVKDICGETNPTATYTFTQPEGMVFTPPSENIVDACQFDNIDPALAQSALDADIAEWVATQTDNINNSISGGSPTITNNFENQTIDFCTGGTINITWTVEDICQILTPTASYTLTKPEAIAYTAPVDDLVESCEFNNQNPMAAQNALDNDIAAWVNTQTALINNSITGGCSPEVTNDYTNQSLSFCTGGSITVTWTIDDICETTTSTATYTLTKPEPVTYTAPVNDTSNACDFDNSTPERAQTALNIDISNWVASQTDLINNSFSGGCSPNVTNDFSTQSIDFCSGGSIIVTWTINDICETTSHSATYTYTSPDPVKFNQANLPQNLTVECDAIPNPVSLSASTNCGNVRVTYNQERIDGNCANEYLLKRTWTAIDVCGTHISHVQEITVQDTKAPELITNHDSILTVSCTDIPEAPELEFTDNCSTNISVVFNEVNHFDDTLFADYKIERTWVVTDECGNENVYSQELNVMLDDIFTQITAGDRCFDDGTLDLNQFLSNGYTNGTWELIEGKTEATLIGSIFDPTTLTFAEDFLPGSGGIDYVFRYTGLENGCVNITEVTMNIHADCKVLPCESNDITVSTAITPNNDGENETFDIMGIDYCGFFAEVKIFNRWGAMVYESNDYTIGSEDVSGTHGDWDGKSSRAIGSANQVPNGTYYYIINVKDNFGVIGTYTGPVYIGTK
- a CDS encoding OmpA family protein, translated to MKTKFLILALTFCISSIFAQVKLADKFFDNYGYIKASELYEQALNNGDDSKHVLTRLGDCYYNNSDSEKAVIWYKKAVNKYEDISAEHLFKYIQTLKSLGNYSEAEKWMVQFNNIHNQDGRSKKYNPDNLGAFSELISSNEKSVVNLYNLPINSNQSDFGTYIHDNQLYFASSRGDDVSKVYAWNKEPFLDLYQVFVEDNEGQLKFGTPNFITSTKINTDYHEASIAITNDGKTMYFTRDNVTKRNKLDYDKKGTSHLKIYKASLVGSSWENIKELPFNDEIYSTGHPALSPDNKKLYFVSDRPGGLGQTDIYEVDILENNKFSLPKNLGSKINTAGREMFPFVSKDSTFYFSSDGHLNLGLLDIFKSNIIKEENAEPENLGAPYNSGYDDFAYYIDSDDINKRGYLSSNRPGGQGNDDIYSFSSYECVQDITGIARDAYTNKILSNTEVQLINETGKVINKAFTDDKGVYKFAADCNKKYIVLGTKPDYKEDKKEILLDNKNKGITTTDLFLHPLIKNNQIVINPIFFDFDKWNIRTDAEYELEKVIDVMRTHPNMVIKIESHTDSRGSDKYNMKLSDRRAKSSKDYIISRGIESNRIESAIGYGENQLLNNCSNGVKCSEQAHQLNRRTQFIIIKMN
- a CDS encoding PorP/SprF family type IX secretion system membrane protein → MKLIKFNIAVFILLNCGIGFAQQLPQFTQYMYNTISINPAYAGSRETLSIVGLHRSQWVGLDGAPTTQTLSVHSPLRNEKVGLGLSFINDELGYENFSYLYGDFSYTIPVGLKTKLAFGLKAGFTQYFIDQELLTDPTISTDPFFDDVSNRWSPNIGLGAFLHTNKWYVGLSAPRILNTDYNNGKQGSIDYVALERVSYYLTGGYVFDLSNTTKFKPAALLKATNGAPLSFDITANFLFNNVFWLGGSYRINESAAALGAIADFQVSKQLRIGYAYEYPISELRTYTSGTHEILLMFEIFQSKRIKSPRFF